Genomic DNA from Manihot esculenta cultivar AM560-2 chromosome 15, M.esculenta_v8, whole genome shotgun sequence:
AGATTTATTTATACAAAGTGTgtgattaataaaattctcaaaatccAGAAATTACAAAAGAGGAAGTCATATTCTTTAAAAATGGTTTAATTTTCTCATTAAATAGGAAACATTTTCTATTAACCAATTTTCTTGAGTACCCAAAagtcaaaaaatattaaaaaaaaaaaattcatgagcAATATAGCCTAAGCTGTAAATAGTTCACGTTTGAACTCAATTAACACTACAGAGTATAGACTATAGAGATAAGGAGTTCAAATCAAGATAATTCTTCGAAATTTTTCCTGTTTCAACTGCTTTTTCATGCAGAGAGATCATACCAATTAAGAGTGACTCACAATAACACAAGGATAAATTTTAGTATTAACATTATGATGCATTTCTTTAGGCACAGCACTCATAATTGTATTCCATTAATCTTTTCTGTTATTCTGCAGGTTTTATGTTGCAGAAGTTCTCCTTGCTTTGGAGTACCTGCACATGCTTGGTATCATTTACAGAGACCTTAAACCAGAGAATGTTTTGGTGAGAGAAGATGGGCACATAATGCTTTCAGATTTTGACCTCTCTTTAAGATGTGCTGTCTGCCCTACACTGGTCAAATCATCACACTCAACCATGGAGTCGAAAAATCCAGCATATTGTGCACAGCCTGCTTGCATTGAGCCAACTTGTGTAATGCAGCCGGATTGCATCCAACCAGCATGTTTTGGACCACGCTTCTTGTCAAGAAAGGGCAAGAAAGATAAAAAAGCTAAGCCAAATAATGAGACAAATCATCAAGTAAGCCCTCTCCCTGAGCTGATTGCTGAACCCACAAATGCTAGATCAATGTCCTTCGTGGGCACGCACGAGTACTTGGCACCTGAAATTATTAAAGGTGAGGGCCATGGCAGTGCTGTCGATTGGTGGACATTTGGCATCTTCCTTTATGAACTTTTGTTTGGCAAAACTCCTTTCAAAGGGGCAGGAAACCGAGCTACACTCTTTAATGTAATTGGCCATCCGTTAAGATTTCCAGAATCACCTCCTGTGAGTTTTGCTGCTAGGGACTTGATCAGAGGTTTACTCGTAAAAGAACCACAGCATCGTCTTGCCTATAGGAGAGGAGCTACTGAAATAAAACAACATCCATTCTTTCAGAGTGTGAATTGGGCACTCATTCGTTGCACAAATCCCCCAGAGGTGCCAAGACATGCAATGATGGATATTCTTATGAGAGCTGATGTGCCAAAAGCACCCACAGTTGCTAATGTACCAGGTGTAGATGTGAAGCCTTCAGGTAATTATCTAGAGATTGATTTCTTTTGACTTCTAAGATCTTCAGACGAGCTTTCTATGCCATCACGTGTGTTGTGCTTCAATGGTTCTTCTTCCATTGCTAGGGGTTTGTTCCCCTTGACAGGCAGATGTAAAATTCTCCTTCAGACAAGAATGATAAACAACAGTGAGGAAAAAGCAAATGCAATTAACTAAGGAATGAAGTTGATGTTCTTCCATTTCTGTCAAAAACTATTGCCTCTTGTCATTTCCACTCAATGTTTAGTTTCTTATTATCCATAAGCATTGATTTTTCTTATGATCGAGTTGGTTTTCATTCTTGGAGAGAAACTCTGCAAGCATTGCATAATCCGTTGATATTTTTCAACCTGAATTTAGCATGAGATTTCTGTCCGAGTAAACAGCTTTCTAGTGACAGCACAGAAGAAGATTGGAATAGAATACCTATTTTTTCAATGAGGAATTTATAATATAGTACTGAGTTTAGTTAAAATAGTCATTTTTAGATTACAAACAACTTAGTCCTTCACATTTCACTAAtaattatcccttttaatatagATTGGCTTGATTGTTGCATGCTAAGTGTTCTTGAACATGAACTGAAGCTGATATTATAGACATGAGAAGGAAATTTTATAGTCTGTTAAGGAAAAAACTGTGACCATAGCATGCCAACCAACCAGTGTTGTCGCAAGCGCATGCGTCAGCAAAGAGCATGTAGCTTGCTTTGCTTCCTTCCTTCCTTCACCCAATTCCACACGACTTCACCCAATTCCACAGCAAAGAGCATGTGGcttaatttattagataaattaataataaattttaaattgatttaattttttcattatttttattatttttaaactaagtataaatatttattcttataaataacaataatttttattcattgaaaaaatatcattaatattttttaacatttaaaatatgaattttacataattttttactattaaaaatataaaaattatattttttaaattaacaaaataatataataaatttttaatattaattataaatgtattaagtATATATTAATAATCACTATTAAATTATggataatttttataaagagcaattattaattaaaaatagataaataaatttaaaattaaaataaataaatacaaagaATTTTCAAgtgttaattaaataattttgatataaataaccTTTAAACCCTTGTTTGATATGTAATTCTTTTAAGAAAAGAATTGATTTCTATTCATTTTAACTTTtgaaagaatttatttatttgaaatcaatttaaatataatataattcaattaaaatttttatattagataaattaataataaaatttaaattgatttaatttatttttttttatttttaaattaaatataaatatttattttggtaatatttttattcattaaaaaatattattaatatttttgtaatatttaaaatatgaattttacataattttttaccattaaaaatataaaaattatttttttaaattcacaaaataatataataaattttaatattaattataaatgtattacTATATATTAATAgtcattattaaattaaaataatttttgtagtaattattaattaaaagtaaaaaataaatgatagaaaaaaataaaaaaatttttaaaggtgaattaagtaattttaatataaataatcttAAACAAAATCATgtaaaattctaataattttgataagatttaatttttttttaattaaagggaattaaatttttatacttttaattttgtcaaatacaaaaatttatgaaaaaaaatcatttttttttaaatttttttttcaaaatttgacattttaatcagaaataaatgaaataatctCTTACAATAATTTTggtaaaatttacttttaattcaaaattaattttcataaaaatttaagaaaattgaaTTCGGTTctgttaaatataaaaattttaaaaaaattatttttaaattttttttttgataatttatcATTCCAAATGAGAGTAACAcgaatttaattcaattgaattcgaaaatcataaaaattatagtaaaaaatcaaaataacaaaagtCATTCCAAAGGAACACCAAGAATTCCTAGTTTGCAAAATGCCAcaatataaaattacaaaaatatacaataaaattaagAGAACAAGAGGAACACAAATGACAAATGGCCCATTTCAATAATTAGTGGCGGAGCTAGGAGCTTCTCTTTTGTAAGGCACCGGCTGCACCGTTGCGGCGGAGCTAGGAGCTTCCCTTTGATAAGGCACCGGCTGCACCGTTACGGTACCATCGACTGCGCCGCTGCAGCACCTTCATCCTCTCAAAACATTTTTcggtcgccggtacggcacCTGACCCCTTGCCGTACCTTCGCTCCGCCCCTGCCAACAATTAACATGAGTTTTGAATCACAAgtctacatatatatatatagagatagCTCATaattacttaataaaattaaacattttagTTATtctgttaatttattttaattttaataagagaaattaaaaatatttaaaattataaatattaaataatacataCAGTTAACATTATaaacattaaataatataaaaatttataactgctaatgatttatttaatagaaaaattgagtaattttgaaatataaataaattaataaatttattaaaaataaaactcaatcaattcaatttcaaatttaatttaattaaactaaaaaaataatttaatcaagTATATCGATTTAAACTGAACTATACCCATTAAACAAGATAATTAATGGTCGATTATAAGAAGAAAGGGAGATTTTATACCAaagcaaaatatttttaatttttattgaaataatataaatgaattatatatttagaAATACTCTTAAATTATTTGGAAGTAGAAGTAAATATATGTTGAGTCGTTGACTTGTTTTTCCAGAGaatgaaaaaaattacaaagagaaagaacaaaAGCACGTGTTAGTAAGCCAGTGTTCAGTAGCCAAATAGTTCGATGATCCAACAAACTTTCAACGGTTTCACCCCACAAATAATGAAATAATCATTTTCCCTCCGACGCCCACTCACGCGTGTTCCTCACGCTCCTCCCGCGCTATATTTCTCGTCATGTAAGCATTTTCTCGTTCTTTCCACCAATTAAGAAACGGAACCCCTCGATGCGCATTGCGCATCGTCCCCGCTCTCTTTTACCTCCCGCTCTCCATTTTCCTTCTCATTCCTGGTCTCCTAACAGAATTCTCTCTTTTTGCTCTCTTCCATTGCAGAAACCACGAACCCTAGCTCTTAAGAGAAGAAGACCTGAACGAACTATAGCTGCTTTTGCCATGGCGGATACTGAGGATATTTCGAAGGCGATCTCGGCTGAAGAGGATGCGAAGTTCGGATTCAGTCGACCGGAGATGTACAAGAGCAACCTCGCCGGCACTGTGGATCAGTATGACCGACACGTGTTTGTATGCTTCAGAGGCCCTGAGTCGTGGCTCCCACGCGTTGAGGAGACTGATCTGCTCCCCAAGCTCTTTTCCTCTGTTGTTAAGTCTCGTAAGGACGATATCGCCATTAAGGTATTTGGATTAGAATCGTCtttactctttttatttttttctttgttgtTCTTTGCCTTTAGTTAGCTCGATGTGATTTGTGTGTTTTAGCTGTGTTTTTGGGTTGAATGTTTTGTTTTCTCCTCTCTGTTTCGGTAGACGAAGATTACGATATGTGAGGAACGCGAGGATACTGAATTTGAGTGCGGAGATGTGTTGATTTTCCCTGATATGATCAAATACAAGTGAGTTTTCGGTGGTCTATTTTCATTTCTCTGATATTTTGTTggaaaaatagtataaaattataaaactcgTGTTAGCAGTTCTTCTTAATTTATCACTAATTTATAAACTAGACATGGACAAAGcaaaaaaataaagtagaaaatgtgagttattttttttgtaaaaatgcaaactaaatagcaaaaaaCATGCACAAGgcaaattaaatagtaaaaaaaaaatatcatgatGGTctgatttaatattaaatataaatatcaaatctgctatgataaaaaaatctcataaataaaattttcaattatcatAAAACCTTTTcaaatctaattttattttataacagATTTTTCTTGAGATTGAGATTGTATAGAGTTTCACTGAATAGATAGATTTAGATGCCAGCAGACTAGGAAGTTTAGGGTTCTAGTCTTGGCCTTTCATTTGTTGAGTTTAGATTATGCGATTTTTTGACAAATGCATGATCACATGAAGGTTTATCTAGAATGTATTGGAGTATATTTACTTGTTGAATTTAATGCACGAGTTTGGTGAAATTTAAgatcaaaatattatttagccATATTTTCACGCCTCCTTTTGTGTGTATGTGTGTGTGACACTGTCATGGAGACTGCTCATTTTGACTTTAGATAGGATACCTGGGCTCTGGCATGATTAGCATTAAGGTTTGAGTTTAAGCTGCAGGTGACTCCGAGAAATAGATGATTTTGGTGGAACTATTTTTTTAAGGGGATTTCAGTGGAAATAATTAAACACCTTTTCTGAGCTTTATGAGAATTATCGCTGCAATTTTTCTCATCAGGCAAATCATTGAGGTAGGTTTACAATTTCTCACTAATATTTTGTTGAAAGTGaaactatattttaaatttttgaacaTAATGGTAAGTAAATAACTGatgtaagattttattttttaaacaagaATAAAGTTTAATGTCGAAGAATTACAAAGACCTGTTAGTGTCTCATGTCTTTGAGTTTTTCAGCTTACTTGTTACTTTTGGAGCTGTTGTATTCTGAAAACATTCTTATAGGTTGCTGCTTATCTTGAAATTATTGTTACGAGATGTTAAGTATGCTCTACCTAGCTTGTTATGGTTaaggtttttatttttatttttatttttatttttatttttatttttaaatatgattgATTTTGAGATGCTGCTGACTTTTTGAAATTTATGAATGCCAGCAAGATTGAGAATACAGGGTTTTCTTATCTATATttctttgttaattttattttatagtaatatAGAATTTATTCATGTAATATGTGTGACAGGAAAGAAGGGCACGAGTACCACTCCTGAGTACAAGCAGGAGAATTTGTTGCTCAGGCAAGCTCATGAGCAAACAAGTTTCCGCTGCGATGAGCATGAACAAATCTAAAAGCTTAAACATGAATAAATCTAAAAGCTTTCCTAGTCTCATTAACTAGAGACTTACAATCAAAAACTAAAATACCAAAGCTTGAAAGATCCTTGAAAGAGCCATCATTCTAGGCTTgaataacaattaaattatcaGACTCCACTTCAACTTGTTGCCACTGCTGCAATTTCACCCAACTAAGAACCTTCCTTATTCCCACCATTTCAGCATATTTCTTTGTTAATTAATACATCTGTATTCTGTATGTTCTCATGAAAGTGAAGAAACAATGAGATTTcactttattttcaaaattgtaTTTCTTGCTTCTGAGATCGTGTCATTTTGCAATTAAAGGTGTTTGAAGGACTCAGATGTTGACGGTTTTGTTGATGATGTGCTTGTGAATGGAAAGCAATGGACTTCTGCTGTGCAGAAGCTTAATGGTGCATATGTATTTGTTTGTGCTCATGGCAGTCGTGATAAGAGATGTGGTGTTTGTGGACCTGTTCTTATTGAAAAGCTCAAAGAGGAGATTGAATCTCGAGGGCTGAGGGATCAGGTGTTTGTTGCTGCTTGCTCTCATGTTGGGGGCCATAAATATGCTGGGAACTTGATTGTCTACAGTCCAGACTCAGAGGGAAAAATTATGGGCCACTGGTAACATTTGACATTTGATTCTCCTTGTAATGGCTCAAATAATGGAGCAAATTGATGATATTATGTTCTCTGTAGGTATGGTTATGTTACACCTGATGATGTGCCTGAAATTTTTGATCAGCATATTGGGCAAGGAATAGTAATAGAAAGGATTTGGAGGTATGTGTCTCTGTTTGAATCGTGTCCTGCTCACATGGAATTTCTTTTTTGGATGTTGAtgcatttattaaatattactatTGTTTAGGTTTTACATTTGTGAACCATGCTAATAAAAGTCCCTTCATGTTACTGAAGTGAACAATTACTTTGTGCTGTAAACGTTGCTGGTGCTCTAGATTTACACTTTTCCTTGGTTGTTGCTATGGTTCTTGATCATTCACTTTTCTTCTAATGATACCCTTAGTGGATTTGTTAAAAGTTGAGAGGTCCTTTTGGTTTTCTTACTGCTTATTACCAATGAGTTGATACTTATTGATAGCAAAAACAGAGAAGGACAGAACTAACCCACACTTTTCATtgaaacaaaatattatttaaatacaaaataaaaataactgatGATAAAGATCATGGTCCATGATTCTACCCACAATCAAAACATGGAAACATGCTTaacaaaaaaagaataaataaatttcctAAAACTTGGTTACAGACTTACAGGTTGTAGACCAAGTCATTTAACAACCCACCTAAACAGAAAAATAGGAACTACACAGCACGTTTAACAACTTTAGCAAATCAGTAGTATCTAAGACAATTTCTAACACTCCTCCTTGTCTTTGATGCTGCAAACTCCCATTTTATTTCTTGAATCTTCAAATTTAGCTTTAGGCAAAACTTTAGTAAAACCATCAGCAACCACCTGGTCCTCAGTTCTACAATAAACTAACAACACTTCTCCTTCTTTTTAAATTTACCTCAGAAAGTAGAACTTAATCTTGAAATGCTTTGTCTTTCCATGAAATACTGGATTAGATGAGATTGATATGGTTGCCTGATTATCAACAAAGATTGGCGTTGGCTCTTGCTGTTCTTCATTCAAATCTTTGAGAATTTTCCTAAGCCACAAAGCATGGTTTGCAGCAGCAGCAACAAATTCAGCCTACCTGCCCAATCACTGTCAGAAAAACCAACTAACTTGAAATTTTGACAGCAAGCATACTTTACTCCAAAATCAATTGTTCCCTTTATGTATCTCACAACACGTTTTGCAGCTTGTAAATATTCCTCACTAGCACAATGCATAAATCTAGAGAGGAGACTAACAACATGCATTATGTCAAGTCTGGAGGCACTGAGGTACATGAGACAGCCAAGTAAACTTCTATAATGATTTCATTCACTTTGACAGCACCATCATCTTTATAGAATTTTACTCTAGGCTGCATAGGAGTGTCAACTGGCTTACACCCTTCCATATGAAACTCCTTTAGGATCTCTTTTGCATATTTGCTTTGATTGATGAAGATCTCATTTTTCTTTTGTCTCACTTCCAAACTGAGAAAATAAGACATCAACCCAAGGTCTGTCGTTTCAAATTCTTTGAACATTTTAGCCTTAAAACAGTCAATAAGCTCCTGTTTGcttcctgtaacaagaagatcATCAACATAAATAGAAACAATGGTCAAATCAGCAccatttttctttatatataaagtTGATTCACTAAGACTTTTCACAAAGCCTAAGCTTAGCAAGTGATCATTCATACGACTGTACCAAGCCCTTGGTGCTTGCTTAAGGCCATACAATGCCTTTTTAAGCAAATACACTTTATCTTCATGCCCTTGCACAACAAAACCTTCTGGTTACTCGACATAAATTTCTTCCTCTAAAAGACCATTCAAAAATGCAGACTTGACATCCAACTGAAATACCTTCCAGCCTTTTTGAGCTGCCATAGCCAACAATAATCTAATAGTATCAAGCCTTGCAACAGGAGCAAAAGTCTTTGAGAAGTCCACACCAAAGACTTGTGCATAACCCTTCACAACAAGTCTTGCCTTATGCTTATTTATTGATCCATCAGCATTAAGCTTTGTTCGAAAGACCCATTTCACCCCAATAATTTTTCTGTTTTGAGGTCTTTCAACAAGATTccatgtttgattttttttcaatcattTGCATCTCTTCTTCCATGGCAAGCTTCCATTTTTGCTCCATCATTGCTTCAGCAACACTTGCAGGCTCTAATAATGCTACATTGCATCTTGCATAAATTTCAGATAGCAACTGTATACCACGAACTGGTTGTTCATCAACATCCTCAACAGTGGGCTGCTACATACTCAAATGTTGAATATTGTCACATGCACTCCAATTCAATTGGTCCTCCTCCATAAAAACAACATCTCTACTTATTATGATCTTCTCATTTTATGGCTGAAATATTCTATAGGCCTTTGAGACACTGCTATAGCCTATGAAAATTCCAGGCTCAGATTTCTTGTCTAATTTATCTCTTTTAACCTGAGAAATATAAGAGAAACAAAAACATCCAAACACTTTCAGATTTGTGAGAGAGGGTTTGTGACCATACCATGCTTCGTAAGGAGTCTGTTTCTGGAGAGCTTTAGTAGGCAATCTATTCCGTAAAAAAACTGCAGTATTAGCTGCTTCTGCCCAAAACTTTTTAGGAAGGTTTTTCTCATGCAACAAGCAACAAGTCATCTCCATTATAGTTCTATTTTTCCGCTCACTTACTCCATTTTGCTGGGGAGTATATGGAGTAGTTAATTGATGCTCGATCCCTGCTTCTGCACAAAATTTATTGAACTGATATGAGGTATGCTCTTTTCCATTATCAGATCTTAACATCATCATCTTACATTTACTTTGTTTTTCAGCCCATGTCTTGAATCTCCAAAACACTCCAGCCACTTCTGATTTGAATCTAAGAAAATATATCCAGCACATTCGagttaa
This window encodes:
- the LOC110601953 gene encoding altered inheritance of mitochondria protein 32 isoform X1; protein product: MRIAHRPRSLLPPALHFPSHSWSPNRILSFCSLPLQKPRTLALKRRRPERTIAAFAMADTEDISKAISAEEDAKFGFSRPEMYKSNLAGTVDQYDRHVFVCFRGPESWLPRVEETDLLPKLFSSVVKSRKDDIAIKTKITICEEREDTEFECGDVLIFPDMIKYKCLKDSDVDGFVDDVLVNGKQWTSAVQKLNGAYVFVCAHGSRDKRCGVCGPVLIEKLKEEIESRGLRDQVFVAACSHVGGHKYAGNLIVYSPDSEGKIMGHWYGYVTPDDVPEIFDQHIGQGIVIERIWRGQMGAPTEEGKMAAEQMLPNGKAAKERKKREESNSEITQENVGGCCQGSNGFSCCRDGSLGVNEERKLEKNINAHGKKGLGKASSWIASLEQSDVLAAVAVIGAVATVAVAYSLYKKSG
- the LOC110601953 gene encoding altered inheritance of mitochondria protein 32 isoform X2 — its product is MRIAHRPRSLLPPALHFPSHSWSPNRILSFCSLPLQKPRTLALKRRRPERTIAAFAMADTEDISKAISAEEDAKFGFSRPEMYKSNLAGTVDQYDRHVFVCFRGPESWLPRVEETDLLPKLFSSVVKSRKDDIAIKTKITICEEREDTEFECGDVLIFPDMIKYKCLKDSDVDGFVDDVLVNGKQWTSAVQKLNGAYVFVCAHGSRDKRCGVCGPVLIEKLKEEIESRGLRDQVFVAACSHVGGHKYAGNLIVYSPDSEGKIMGHWYGYVTPDDVPEIFDQHIGQGIVIERIWRSAPTSNMRIIGSATMLTRVIISSLVACCTIVACSKKRIASNTCTWIVFALLSLFFLIFPRVLKLQLGLHCTFN